A window from Salarias fasciatus chromosome 11, fSalaFa1.1, whole genome shotgun sequence encodes these proteins:
- the ppp1r8b gene encoding protein phosphatase 1, regulatory subunit 8b, with the protein MATKIIKESAPPFDCPTWAGKPPQGLHLDVMKGDKLIEKLIIDEKKYYLFGRNPDWCDFTIDHQSCSRVHAALVYHKHLKRLFLIDLNSTHGTFLGHIRLEAHKPQQVPIDSTISFGASTRTYTIKEKPQTQGSAGTGDSKTGDDEELKGLLGLPEEETELENLTEFNTAHNKRISLLTIEEGNLEIQRPKRKRRNSRVTFSEEDSIINPEDIDPSVGRFRNMVQTAVIPIKKRRSEGQNTLGLDDFASKRMHGYSLSGGLYGDLPPTSHENQPTGAPGGAAMQGGLPLPFPNPAPEVDLAPEAPQPPVTLNPTPVTAPYLPETHNEPRKKKYAKEAWPGKKPTPSLLI; encoded by the exons ATGGCGACTAAAATAATCAAAGAGAGCGCCCCTCCGTTTGATTGTCCAACATG GGCAGGGAAGCCGCCCCAGGGGCTCCATCTGGACGTGATGAAGGGAGACAAGCTGATCGAG AAACTGATCATAGATGAAAAGAAGTACTACTTGTTTGGGAGGAACCCCGACTGGTGTGACTTCACCATTGACCATCAGTCGTGCTCGCGTGTTCACGCTGCCCTAGTCTACCACAAACACCTGAAGAGACTCTTCCTAATAGACCTCAATAGCA CACACGGTACTTTCCTCGGACACATCCGTCTCGAGGCACACAAACCTCAGCAGGTTCCCATAGACTCCACAATATCCTTCGGGGCTTCAACGAGGACCTACACAATCAAGGAGAAACCCCAGACCCAAGGCAGCGCAGGAACAGGAGACAGCAAGACAGGAGACGATGAGGAGCTCAAAGGCCTGCTGGGGcttccagaggaggagacagaactGGAG AACCTGACAGAGTTCAATACGGCTCACAACAAGAGGATCTCCCTCCTGACAATCGAGGAAGGTAACCTGGAAATCCAGAGGCCGAAGAGGAAACGAAGGAACTCCAGAGTTACCTTCAGTGAAGAAGACTCCATTATTAACCCAG AGGATATCGATCCCTCGGTCGGGCGCTTTAGAAATATGGTGCAGACCGCCGTCATCCCAATCAAG AAACGGAGGTCGGAGGGCCAGAACACTCTGGGTCTGGACGACTTTGCGTCGAAGCGCATGCACGGCTACAGCCTGAGCGGGGGCCTCTACGGCGACCTGCCTCCCACCAGCCACGAGAACCAGCCGACGGGAGCCCCGGGAGGCGCCGCCATGCAGGGAGGGCTCCCCCTGCCCTTCCCCAACCCGGCGCCCGAGGTGGACCTGGCGCCGGAGGCCCCGCAGCCCCCCGTCACCCTCAACCCCACCCCCGTCACGGCGCCCTACCTACCAGAGACCCACAACGAGCCGCGCAAAAAGAAGTACGCCAAAGAGGCTTGGCCGGGCAAGAAGCCCACCCCGTCACTACTTATCTAA